The window GAACTCGCAGCCCTCGAAGGCTGACCTCCCCCCATTCCCGACATCACGAAATCAGGAGCTTTCATCATGGCTATCATCACCCCCAAGCTGTCGCAGCTTCGTCTTTCCCCGCTCAACCAGCGCCGCATCAAGCCTTCCGCTATCGACTCCATGGCCGACGATATTCACGCGCACGGCCTGTTGCAGAACCTTGTCGCCTATGAGGAAGACGGCCTGTTCTGGGTCTTTGCAGGCGGGCGTCGCTATCGGGCCTTAAAGGAACTGGTGAAGCGCAAGAAGGTCAGGAACAGCGACCTGATCCCCGTCGAGGTCCGCACCAAGGAAGAAGCCATCGAACTGTCGCTGGCAGAGAACTTCCAGCGCGAGGACATGCACCCGGCAGACAGCATCCGTGCTTTTGCGGCCCTGCGCGAAACCGGCATGGACGCCGAGGAAATCGCTGCCCGCTTCGGTCAGGCCGTCAGCTTCGTGTATAAGATGCTACGCCTTTCCGCGCTGGCCCCGGCGCTGATCGACCTGATCGCCAAGGATCAATTGTCGCTCGAAGCAGCGCGCGCGCTCACCCTTACCGACGATCATGATTTTCAGGTGAAGGTCTGCAAGGCGGCAAACGGCCATGCCCACACCATTCGCCGGATGCTCACGACCGAGAAGGTCGAGACGACCAGCGGCCTGTTCCTGTTCGTCGGGCGGGAAGCCTATGAGGCCAAGGGCGGCACGATCACCGTGGACCTGTTCAGCCAAGGCGATGAAGGTTTTGCCGACACTCCCGAACTGGTGGAGGAACTGGCAGAGGAAAAGCTGGAAAGCATCGCTGCGGAATATCGCAGCATCGGGTGGTATGAGGTGTGCGCTGGGATCGCCTACCCTCACAACCTCTACATGAAGGGAAGCATGTATCCCGCTACCCGCGAACCGACCGAGGCTGAAAGCGAGCGCCTTGCCGCCCTCGCCGCCGAGATCGAGGCCATTGCCGACGATGAAGGCGAGGACAGCGAACGGATCGAACCGCTGGTGGACGAGCAGGACGCGATCATGGAAAGCCAGCGGGTCTTCACGCCCGAGCAGATCGCCGTTGGCGGTGTGGCGCTGTGGATTTCGCGGGATGGGACGCTGGGCAAGAGCATCTACCGGGCCAAGGCCGAACCCAAGCCCAAGAGCAGCCATGACGGTCCCGCGCCCCTCTACAGCAATGCCCTGTTCGCGGACCTGTCGCGCATCAAGACCCGGATCGTTCAGGAAGCGGTTGCCGCAGACCCGGCGCTGGCGCTCGACATCATGCTCGACAGCCTCGCAGGCCAGTTGCTGCATGGCGCACACAGCTATCAGATGGCGGCAGAAGTGCAGGCCAAGATGGTCCCCACCGATGTGGCCGACGAATTGATGGCAACCAGCGATGTGCAGGCCGTCGAGGAAGTCATGGCGACTCGCTTTGCTGCTATCCCTGAACAGGGCCGCTTCGAGGCGATCCGGGCCATGTCGGGCGACGACAAGATGGCGCTGCTGGCGGGCCTTGTTGCGATGACGGTGGACGGCACCGTGTTTTCAGGTGGCTCTCCCGGTCAGCGGCATCACCAGTTCGAGCAGATCGCCCGCGCCAGCAGCGTGGACATCGCGGCGCGGTGGAAGGCCCCCATCGCCCTGTTCGACAAGATGCGCCGTGCCGCTCTGATCGATGTGCTGCGCGAGGAAGTGGGCGCACCCAGCGCGGAGAA of the Sphingobium sp. WTD-1 genome contains:
- a CDS encoding ParB/RepB/Spo0J family partition protein, which codes for MAIITPKLSQLRLSPLNQRRIKPSAIDSMADDIHAHGLLQNLVAYEEDGLFWVFAGGRRYRALKELVKRKKVRNSDLIPVEVRTKEEAIELSLAENFQREDMHPADSIRAFAALRETGMDAEEIAARFGQAVSFVYKMLRLSALAPALIDLIAKDQLSLEAARALTLTDDHDFQVKVCKAANGHAHTIRRMLTTEKVETTSGLFLFVGREAYEAKGGTITVDLFSQGDEGFADTPELVEELAEEKLESIAAEYRSIGWYEVCAGIAYPHNLYMKGSMYPATREPTEAESERLAALAAEIEAIADDEGEDSERIEPLVDEQDAIMESQRVFTPEQIAVGGVALWISRDGTLGKSIYRAKAEPKPKSSHDGPAPLYSNALFADLSRIKTRIVQEAVAADPALALDIMLDSLAGQLLHGAHSYQMAAEVQAKMVPTDVADELMATSDVQAVEEVMATRFAAIPEQGRFEAIRAMSGDDKMALLAGLVAMTVDGTVFSGGSPGQRHHQFEQIARASSVDIAARWKAPIALFDKMRRAALIDVLREEVGAPSAENCATIKKKADLAVNVAERLPAGWLPAPMKIGAFDQADTGMDPDSAMMDEEDMTENEDA